A window from Ignavibacteriota bacterium encodes these proteins:
- a CDS encoding toxin-antitoxin system YwqK family antitoxin encodes MQNKIIPLLYLFVISFLHAQEVEIKKTFYPNGKIETEGEYINGVKHGIYKEFYDNGVLWKEWKFVNGKEEGISNWYFMDGTLSMIWNYRDGKLEGDATWYYESGEIWSIPHYENDIQQGFTKTFYKSGAIQGIWQYVNGKLNGISKLFFENGKLEVEKNYTDGKLEGISKVYNNYGGVALEANYKNDELDGTSYFYYPDKSIKVIDTYNNGQIVKRIRYDIVGNFEKLEENFTDFFGDGTIKSELNFKEGKINGINKYYYPGGFIKAILNYRDEKLDSVCRYFYENGILHKEINYVNGFKNGITFDYDSLGILFAKSNFSDDELDGETIYFYKNGNAEIKFNYAKNKLEGKQLIYFGNGEVEAEFYYKDNLLNGMSTKYFDNGKVRNYGMFKDGKMDGKFYEYYKNGLLRFEKIYSQDTLVSQTFYNEKGLKITK; translated from the coding sequence ATGCAAAATAAAATAATTCCACTTTTATATTTATTTGTAATTTCATTTTTACATGCTCAGGAAGTAGAGATAAAAAAAACATTTTATCCAAATGGAAAAATTGAAACAGAAGGAGAATATATAAACGGAGTAAAACATGGAATATATAAAGAGTTTTATGATAACGGAGTTTTGTGGAAAGAATGGAAATTTGTAAATGGAAAAGAAGAAGGAATTTCCAATTGGTATTTTATGGATGGAACTTTAAGCATGATTTGGAATTATAGGGATGGAAAACTTGAAGGCGATGCAACTTGGTATTATGAATCGGGTGAGATTTGGTCAATTCCACATTATGAAAATGATATTCAGCAAGGATTTACAAAAACGTTTTATAAAAGCGGAGCTATTCAAGGAATTTGGCAATATGTAAATGGAAAGTTAAACGGAATTTCAAAATTATTTTTTGAGAATGGTAAACTAGAAGTTGAAAAAAATTATACAGATGGAAAACTTGAAGGAATAAGTAAAGTTTATAATAATTACGGCGGTGTTGCTCTTGAAGCAAACTATAAAAATGATGAGCTGGATGGAACATCATATTTTTATTATCCGGATAAATCGATAAAAGTAATAGATACATATAATAACGGACAAATTGTTAAACGTATTCGTTATGATATTGTCGGAAATTTTGAGAAACTTGAAGAAAATTTTACCGATTTTTTCGGTGACGGAACAATCAAATCAGAATTAAATTTTAAAGAAGGAAAAATTAACGGAATAAATAAATACTACTATCCCGGCGGTTTTATTAAAGCAATCCTAAATTATAGAGATGAAAAACTTGATTCAGTTTGCAGATATTTTTATGAAAACGGAATTCTCCACAAAGAAATAAATTATGTAAACGGATTTAAAAATGGGATAACTTTTGATTATGATAGTTTGGGAATTTTATTTGCAAAGTCCAATTTTTCCGATGATGAATTGGATGGCGAAACTATTTACTTTTACAAAAACGGTAATGCAGAAATAAAATTTAATTATGCAAAAAACAAATTGGAAGGTAAGCAATTGATTTATTTTGGTAATGGAGAAGTTGAAGCGGAATTTTATTATAAGGATAATTTGTTAAATGGAATGAGCACAAAATATTTTGATAATGGGAAAGTTAGAAACTACGGAATGTTTAAAGATGGGAAAATGGATGGAAAATTTTACGAATATTATAAAAATGGATTGTTAAGATTTGAGAAAATTTATTCACAAGATACTTTAGTTTCACAAACTTTCTACAATGAAAAAGGTTTAAAAATCACAAAATAA